DNA sequence from the Streptomyces sp. NBC_01497 genome:
TGGCGCCCGGCGTTCCGCGACGGCTGATCGATGGCCCTGATCGACTGCCGGTGCCCCGCGCCGGGCGATCGATGCCCGGTCGTCCCGCGCCCGCTGACCGGCGGCGCGCCAGTCGTGCCCGGCGCGGTGTCCCGGACGGCCGCGCGATCAGGCGGCCGGCTCGCCACTCGGGGTCTTCGCGGACAAGTGCAATTGCGGTGCGGTCTATCTGAGGGGCCGTCGGGCAGGGGTTCTTTCGGGTTCGGCACCCCCGTGCGCGGACGGTCCGACGTCCGTCCGCACCGGCGGACAGGGTGCGCGCCCCCCTGAGGGCCGGCCGCCGCGCTCGGCCCGTCCGGGCACGGATCCTGATGAACTTCCCGCGAACGCGGTGACGTTGGGATTGACGTGACCACGTCTACGCGCGTCATCATGGAGCCATGCGCATACCCCCACGTATAGCCACCCTCGGTGGCGTCGCAGCCCTGGCGTCCTCCCTCCTGCTCGGTGGCGCCTCGGCGTCCGCCGCGGCGACGCCGCAGGCACCCGTCACGTACGCCTTTGTCGCCTCCGTCGGCAGTGTCTGCTACGCGAACCTGCCGGCCCAGGCCCACGACACCCAGGGCCTGATCGACCGGGGCGGCCCCTTCCCCTACAAGCAGGACGGTGAAGTGTTCCGCAACGACGAGCAACTGCTGCCCAGTCAGTCGCAGGGCTATTACCACGAGTACACCGTCATCACTCCGGGATCCGCCGACCGCGGGGCGCGCCGCATCATCGCCGGGCGCACCGACGAGGAGTACTACACCTCTGACCACTACGCGTCGTTCAACAAGATCAACTTCTCCTGCTGACCGGCGGCCCGCCGTGAAAGGTAGCCTCCGCCCCATGACAGTCACCTACGTGATCGACGGGGCGGAGGTCACCGGCCTCGACGCCTTCTGGCGGGTGCTCGGCGCGGCGGTCAACGGCCCCGGCGGGTACTTCGGCACGAACCTCGACGCGTTCGCGGACTGCCTGCGCGGCGGCTACGGCACCCCTGACGACGGGGACTTCGCCTTCCTGTGGCGTGACCACCGGCGCTCCCGCGAGGCACTCGGTCATGCCGCGACCGTACACACCCTCGAACGCCGGCTGGCCCGCGCGCACCCCACCAACCGGGCGGCCCTTCAGGCCCGGCTCGCCGATGCGCGGGCCGGACGCGGCCCCACCGACTTCGACGACCTCGTCGCCGTCTTCGAACGAGAGGCGCCGGGCGCACTCGCGCTGGCATGACCCGGAGGGGAGGTGT
Encoded proteins:
- a CDS encoding barstar family protein, with the protein product MTVTYVIDGAEVTGLDAFWRVLGAAVNGPGGYFGTNLDAFADCLRGGYGTPDDGDFAFLWRDHRRSREALGHAATVHTLERRLARAHPTNRAALQARLADARAGRGPTDFDDLVAVFEREAPGALALA
- a CDS encoding ribonuclease domain-containing protein, whose translation is MRIPPRIATLGGVAALASSLLLGGASASAAATPQAPVTYAFVASVGSVCYANLPAQAHDTQGLIDRGGPFPYKQDGEVFRNDEQLLPSQSQGYYHEYTVITPGSADRGARRIIAGRTDEEYYTSDHYASFNKINFSC